A window of the Phragmites australis chromosome 20, lpPhrAust1.1, whole genome shotgun sequence genome harbors these coding sequences:
- the LOC133901512 gene encoding uncharacterized protein LOC133901512, whose amino-acid sequence MEEVGAGAPLAVGDGGRPVGQSGAEGVSACQEKINKYFLTDLLPDSARVASPHACGQTSDVVAGPRDGLPPLAPASSPRLLPFVCLTVSPAGSGAGDQPFPLALSLDAATEAPRGAKPMFHAQPKLGERAMVPRPKVRARCGQATDSYSIAERQQRLPEWKVGGSFMSASSRFSGSVGFDDDNGLATCRVFFLVLGCRSLVQGGGEGRELQRQCRDGPAAQHTALKALCHRAAVTPRFSEESSRAIYMYVRTSFIIHIMIYNSISNKTILLK is encoded by the exons ATGGAGGAGGTGGGTGCTGGGGCGCCGCTAGCCGTGGGCGATGGAGGACGACCGGTGGGCCAGAGTGGGGCGGAAGGCGTCTCGGCGTGTCAG gagaaaataaataaatattttcttaCTGATCTTCTCCCCGACTCGGCCCGTGTCGCGTCGCCGCACGCGTGCGGCCAGACTAGCGACGTGGTGGCAGGTCCACGAGACGGTCTCCCTCCGCTTGCCCCCGCCTCGAGCCCTCGACTTCTCCCCTTCGTCTGCCTCACCGTATCCCCGGCGGGCTCCGGTGCCGGCGACCAGCCGTTCCCGCTCGCCCTCAGCCTCGACGCCGCAACCGAGGCCCCCCGCGGCGCCAAGCCG ATGTTCCACGCGCAGCCAAAGCTAGGCGAGAGAGCCATGGTGCCGCGGCCAAAGGTGCGGGCACGCTGTGGACAGGCGACAGATTCCTACAGTATCGCTGAGAGG CAGCAGAGGCTGCCGGAGTGGAAAGTGGGTGGTAGCTTCATGAGCGCCAGCTCCAGATTCAGTGGCAGCGTGGGCTTCGACGACGATAACGGCCTTGCCACCTGCCGCGTGTTTTTTTTGGTTCTGGGTTGTAGATCTCTAGTTCAGGGTGGAGGAGAAGGGCGGGAGCTGCAGCGGCAGTGCCGGGACGGACCAGCTGCCCAACACACCGCGCTCAAAGCACTCTGCCACCGAGCAGCTGTCACGCCCCGTTTTTCAGAAGAATCATCACGTGCAATCTACATGTACGTTAGAACCAGTTTTATTATACATATAATGATATATaattctatatcgaacaaaacaattttattgaaataa
- the LOC133901278 gene encoding probable L-type lectin-domain containing receptor kinase S.7 produces MAPRAPPLHHRLLLAAAVLLLLAPSTAAAEKPISFSFPSFSLRNLTLLGGASLRAASVSLPPPSSHALFPLPLPFPPNASFTTSFLFAAPASARPTSRLSFVLLPDPLTTAAAAEGLAKNRSFPLEVTLDASKNRISASSTGMELAGNSTGAVDLRDGNGVGSWVVYDARLERLEVFLSHGSLRPVTPALAADAAGIGTRFAEFMFVGLEVLSSSSDNASRDGGFVIESWTFLTSGQPTVDPASRPSHSVSDSVGSAPASAGLTTHRDERRRRLALGLAIPLPIVFLGAVMVFVVMSLKKWRWGTEGLNEGIGAKAAGKPREFMYQDLFSATKGFDPSMVVGSGGFGTVYKAVCPRSGVTYAVKRSKQSRESYNEFSAELTIIAELKHPNLVQLQGWCAERDELLLVYEFMSNGSLDEALHPCSGAERYVTLNWSQRYNVAVGIASAVAYLHEEHDKQVIHRDIKCSNILLDSCFSPRLGDFGLARLKDPDTSPRSTLAAGTVGYLAPEYLQMGKATEKSDVYSYGVVLLEICTCKRPIERETPGSMNMLNVVDWVWNLHSKGKLLDAADPYLNGEYDTKQMMRLLLLGLSCVNPFSEERPVMRTVLGILHGKNELLPVPRKKPLFVFVSNAPIDLEGIVSECNQSTVSSDLYELRIDLN; encoded by the coding sequence atGGCTCCACGAGCTCCACCCCTCcatcaccgcctcctcctcgccgccgccgtcctcctcctgctcgcGCCCTCAACCGCGGCGGCGGAGAAacccatctccttctccttcccgtCCTTCTCCCTCCGCAATCTCACCCTCCTCGGCGGGGCCTCGCTCCgcgccgcctccgtctctctcccgccGCCTTCCTCCCACGCGCTCTTCCCTCTCCCGCTCCCATTCCCACCCAACGCCTCCTTCACCACCTCCTTCCTCTTCGCCGCGCCCGCCTCCGCGCGCCCCACCTCCCGCCTCTccttcgtcctcctccccgacccgctcaccaccgccgccgccgccgagggcctcgccaagaaccggtccttccCACTCGAGGTCACGCTCGACGCGTCCAAGAACCGCATCTCGGCCTCCTCCACCGGGATGGAACTCGCGGGGAACTCCACGGGCGCGGTGGACCTGCGGGACGGCAACGGGGTCGGTTCTTGGGTCGTCTACGATGCGCGCCTTGAACGCCTCGAGGTGTTCCTCAGCCACGGAAGCCTGCGCCCTGTTACACCGGCGCtggccgccgacgccgcgggCATTGGCACCCGCTTCGCCGAGTTCATGTTCGTCGGCCTCGAGGTGTTGTCATCTTCGTCGGACAACGCGAGCCGCGACGGCGGCTTCGTTATCGAGAGCTGGACCTTCCTGACGTCTGGGCAGCCGACCGTCGATCCCGCGTCCCGGCCCTCTCACAGCGTGTCCGACAGCGTAGGCAGTGCCCCCGCGTCGGCCGGTCTCACCACCCATAGGGATGAGCGCCGCAGGAGGCTGGCATTGGGGCTCGCCATACCCTTGCCCATCGTGTTTCTTGGCGCAGTCATGGTGTTTGTGGTAATGTCTCTGAAGAAGTGGAGGTGGGGTACTGAAGGGCTTAACGAGGGAATTGGGGCAAAGGCAGCGGGCAAGCCAAGGGAGTTCATGTACCAAGATCTCTTCTCTGCTACAAAGGGGTTCGATCCGTCTATGGTGGTTGGCAGCGGTGGTTTTGGTACAGTGTACAAGGCAGTGTGCCCACGCTCTGGGGTCACATATGCGGTCAAGCGGTCGAAGCAGTCAAGGGAGAGCTACAATGAGTTCAGCGCTGAGCTCACCATAATTGCTGAATTGAAGCACCCCAATCTGGTTCAGCTCCAAGGGTGGTGTGCGGAGAGGGATGAGCTGCTGCTTGTCTACGAGTTCATGTCGAATGGCAGCTTGGATGAGGCCCTCCACCCTTGTTCAGGTGCAGAGCGTTATGTCACTCTCAATTGGTCTCAGCGGTACAATGTGGCTGTTGGCATCGCCTCTGCTGTGGCATACCTACATGAAGAACATGACAAGCAGGTGATCCACAGGGATATAAAGTGCAGTAACATACTTCTTGACTCATGTTTCAGTCCGAGGTTGGGAGATTTTGGGCTTGCAAGGTTAAAGGATCCTGACACGAGCCCTCGGTCGACTCTGGCAGCAGGGACTGTTGGTTACCTTGCACCTGAGTATCTGCAGATGGGGAAAGCCACAGAAAAGAGCGATGTCTACAGCTATGGGGTTGTGCTGCTGGAGATCTGCACGTGCAAGAGGCCAATAGAGAGAGAAACACCTGGCAGTATGAACATGTTGAATGTTGTCGATTGGGTTTGGAACTTGCATTCGAAAGGGAAGCTTTTGGATGCTGCAGATCCATACCTGAATGGGGAGTATGACACCAAGCAAATGATGAGGCTACTTCTTCTAGGTTTGAGCTGTGTGAATCCATTTTCAGAGGAGAGACCTGTCATGAGGACAGTTCTGGGCATACTGCATGGCAAGAATGAGCTATTGCCTGTTCCAAGAAAGAAGCCGTTGTTTGTGTTTGTTTCAAATGCGCCTATTGATCTTGAGGGAATAGTTTCGGAGTGCAATCAGAGTACAGTTTCAAGTGATCTGTATGAGCTGAGAATCGACCTAAACTAG